A part of Sparus aurata chromosome 19, fSpaAur1.1, whole genome shotgun sequence genomic DNA contains:
- the LOC115570313 gene encoding LOW QUALITY PROTEIN: sialoadhesin-like (The sequence of the model RefSeq protein was modified relative to this genomic sequence to represent the inferred CDS: inserted 1 base in 1 codon): MSVLSVLCVNLVTANMLLSLFFLSALFITAPKKMEALSGSCLQSPCNFKAKPEQEFDSSREIFGVWIKNDHAFANKPNNVIFNSSGTNNIYPVKITGNLREKNCSTLFSSLITXYTNTYYFRIETDSFKATAVCDPLKINVTDSPRRPTIEISGDLKEKESVTITCSAFTPCPHSPPKLTWNLQQDSHNKIEENTDGTFTTKIQETITLSDQHDGYNISCSATYPVNEGKHVKTAEETKTLSVSYAPKDTSVSISASAGSWVNLTCSSRAKPPVSSFTWFRNSKDGLMKVAEGHFYSFKMTDGGDYYCVATNDLGNQTSSQICLNVAENSVVWGSALGGIMVVILICLAVCVWWFQTKHQTTQQTESQRDDELVPQLPSSIAAENIHYGEIVFSKRRPEPSSDSVQDSGQQQDTVYAQVNVSEPANTWRQTADRPEDLYAQVKKK; this comes from the exons ATGAGTGTCCTGTCAGTCCTGTGTGTGAATCTGGTGACAGCCAACATGTTGCTgagcctcttctttctctcag CCCTCTTCATTACTGCACCAAAGAAGATGGAAGCACTGAGTGGATCTTGTTTGCAAAGTCCATGTAACTTTAAAGCTAAACCAGAACAAGagtttgacagcagcagagaaatctTTGGAGTGTGGATTAAAAACGACCACGCATTTGCTAACAAACCAAACAATGTGATTTTCAACAGCAGTGGAACAAATAACATCTATCCAGTGAAGATAActggaaacctgagagagaaaaactgcagcactttattttccagtttaatca attacacaaacacatactacTTCAGGATTGAGACCGACTCATTCAAGgcaacagctgtttgtgatCCTCTTAAAATAAACGTTACAG ATTCTCCTCGTCGCCCCACAATTGAGATCTCAGGTgatctgaaggagaaggagtctGTCACTATAACCTGCTCAGCTTTCACTCCCTGTCCACACTCCCCTCCTAAACTCACCTGGAATCTCCAACAAGACTCTCACAacaaaatagaggaaaacacagatggaaCCTTTACAACTAAAATCCAGGAGACCATCACTCTGTCAGACCAACATGATGgatacaacatcagctgttctgcCACATATCCTGtgaatgaaggaaaacatgtcaagacagcagaggagacaaagactcTCAGTGTTTCAT atgctcctaAAGACACCTCAGTGTCCATCAGTGCATCAGCAGGTAGCTGGGTGAACCTGACCTGCTCCAGCAGAGCCAAGCCTCCCGTCAGCAGCTTCACCTGGTTCAGGAACAGCAAAGATGGACTGATGAAAGTAGCTGAAGGACACTTTTACagctttaaaatgacagatGGAGGAGATTATTACTGTGTGGCCACTAATGATCTCGGTAACCAGACGTCCTCACAGATCTGTTTGAATGTTGCAG AGAACTCTGTAGTCTGGGGTTCAGCTCTTGGAGGGATCATGGTCGTCATACTCATCTGCCTTGCAGTCTGTGTTTG GTGGTTTCAGACTAAACATCAAACTACTCAACAAACTGAG AGTCAAAGAGACGACGAGCTGGTTCCTCAACTTCCATCCAGCATAGCAGCAGAAAACATCCACTATGGAGAGATCGTCTTCTCCAAGCGCAGACCTGAACCGTCCTCTGACTCAGTGCAGGACAgtggacagcagcaggacacaGTGTATGCACAGGTCAATGTGTCCGAGCCAGCAAACACCTGGAGACAGACTGCTGACAGGCCAGAGGATCTCTACGctcaagtgaagaaaaaatga